From the Deltaproteobacteria bacterium genome, one window contains:
- a CDS encoding carboxymuconolactone decarboxylase family protein: protein MRSEKPRHYRKLKEMHPGLVDAAEALGAAAHDSGPLVEKDIQLIQLAAAVALRSEGAVRSHARRAVQAGASMEEVRHAVIILTSTIGFPTVAAALDWLGKIDD from the coding sequence ATGAGGAGCGAAAAGCCACGGCACTATCGGAAATTGAAGGAAATGCATCCGGGGCTGGTCGATGCCGCCGAGGCATTGGGCGCTGCTGCCCATGACAGTGGTCCGCTTGTGGAAAAAGACATTCAGCTCATTCAGTTGGCCGCGGCCGTGGCCTTGCGATCGGAAGGCGCGGTTCGCAGCCATGCCCGGCGGGCTGTCCAGGCCGGGGCGAGCATGGAGGAAGTGCGGCATGCGGTCATCATCTTGACCAGTACCATTGGTTTTCCTACGGTCGCGGCGGCTTTGGATTGGCTCGGGAAGATAGACGATTAG
- a CDS encoding RidA family protein: MTKLSCISTDQAPAAVGPYSQAVRAGGLVYVSGQLGLVPATGQFAGADFDAQARQALANVGAILNAAGCAVTDIVSVDVFMTDLSNFKRFNSIYDTFMAGHKPARAAVQVAGLPLGGVVEVKCVAVAGGQA; the protein is encoded by the coding sequence ATGACGAAGTTATCCTGCATTTCGACGGATCAGGCTCCGGCAGCCGTGGGGCCCTATTCCCAGGCCGTGCGCGCGGGCGGTCTTGTGTACGTCAGCGGCCAGCTTGGACTGGTCCCGGCCACGGGCCAGTTCGCGGGCGCGGATTTCGACGCCCAGGCCCGCCAGGCGCTGGCCAATGTCGGCGCGATTTTGAACGCCGCCGGTTGCGCCGTCACCGATATCGTCAGCGTGGACGTGTTCATGACAGATTTGAGCAATTTCAAGCGCTTCAACTCCATCTATGACACCTTCATGGCCGGGCACAAGCCGGCCCGGGCCGCCGTCCAGGTGGCCGGCCTCCCCTTGGGCGGGGTGGTGGAGGTGAAGTGCGTGGCCGTGGCCGGAGGGCAGGCATGA